From Tiliqua scincoides isolate rTilSci1 chromosome 2, rTilSci1.hap2, whole genome shotgun sequence, the proteins below share one genomic window:
- the LOC136640595 gene encoding acylamino-acid-releasing enzyme-like isoform X5: MAGALRPGSEEVGLGGERERPSLGRPGKQPASLFQLPGAADRLSAAYREVGQFPAVACASVGVALAACCGAECLPLYAEWHQSDLEHCQQLHFSRQYILHCDGKAVVSVTPFGMPAEIRNQLLMRVSPTRRHKAILAHHFEMDQKQEVLEVWSNSGRVRSVNLTMLDKHGRMYTDGQFGCLAWSHSETQIAYIAERRCPKVQLLFPRDRSTQEGEKQDEARKGKRSVSYENWGEALGDKSVPALCLLNIKTGEVSVPEGIPGYISPGQALWSPDDKSIVFVGWWHEPFRLGLSACSNRRSALFLLDLSRSSCELLSSDHQAVSCPRLSPDGTHLVYLEGPVFGPHSQCLKLKMLNWQTKLSSTVIDVIRTATTGFFGIYSGALPLLCWADDNYRILLNTPQRSKKELLVVDTRRRSVRSITAGTAEGSWTLLGVEQDLLVVSCSSPNCPPNLKVGVLPPAGSELELQWMNVEETSVLTDVKWKILTVQVPVTQESIPYTEQTFEALLLRPQGSKHRGRAFPLVVSPHGGPHAVFDACWRPTMACFCKLGFAVLMVNYRGSLGFGQASIDSLISRVGVQDVEDTQLAVELALQMEPLDPNRIALLGGSHGGFICCHLIGRYPEMYKACAVRSPVINMATLLGTSDIPDWRYAALGLPYCFERIPTEQDLAAMLLHSPIIHAAKGKLEAIPRDPVEYCWEVELGTKMRIFLKKSQPR; encoded by the exons ATGGCTGGGGCGCTGCGGCCGGGAAGCGAGGAGGTGGGCCTGGGGGGCGAGCGGGAGAGGCCCTCTCTGGGCCGCCCTGGAAAGCAACCCGCTTCTCTCTTCCAGCTGCCGGGCGCTGCGGACCGCCTCAGTGCCGCGTACCGGGAGGTGGGCCAGTTCCCCGCCGTCGCCTGCGCCAGCGTGGGAGTCGCACTGGCTGCCTGCTGCGGCGCCGAGTGCCTGCCCCTCTACGCGG AGTGGCACCAATCTGATCTGGAGCACTGTCAGCAACTACACTTCAGCCGTCAGTACATCCTGCACTGTGATGGCAAAGCAGTTGTCTCAGTCACTCCTTTTGGCATGCCAGCTGAGATCAGAAATCA ACTGCTGATGCGGGTGTCACCAACCAGGAGGCACAAGGCTATTCTTGCCCACCACTTTGAAATGGATCAGAAACAGGAGGTGCTAGAG GTCTGGAGCAACAGTGGGAGGGTGAGAAGTGTCAACCTCACCATGCTGGATAAACATGGCAGAATGTACACAGATG GGCAGTTTGGGTGTTTGGCATGGTCCCATTCAGAAACACAGATCGCATACATTGCAGAGCGAAGATGCCCCAAAGTGCAACTACTGTTCCCTCGAGACAGGTCCACCCAGGAAGGAGAAAAGCAAGATGAAGCAAGAAAG GGAAAGCGATCTGTGTCCTATGAGAACTGGGGAGAAGCACTGGGTGATAAGAGCGTCCCTGCCTTGTGCCTGCTAAATATCAAAACTGGTGAAGTTTCAGTGCCAGAAGGCATCCCAGGGTACATCTCCCCTGGACAG GCCCTGTGGTCCCCAGATGATAAGAGTATAGTATTTGTTGGCTGGTGGCATGAGCCCTTCAGACTTGGATTGAGTGCTTGCTCCAACAGAAG ATCAGCCCTGTTTCTCTTGGACCTCTCTAGAAGTAGCTGTG AACTGCTTTCCTCAGACCACCAAGCTGTCTCCTGTCCCCGGCTCAGTCCTGATGGGACCCACCTGGTATACCTGGAAGGCCCAGTATTTGGGCCTCATTCCCAGTGCCTCAAGCTGAAAATG CTCAACTGGCAAACAAAGCTCTCATCCACAGTGATAGATGTGATCAGGACTGCTACAACTG GTTTTTTTGGGATTTATTCAGGAGCACTGCCCCTGCTTTGTTGGGCTGATGACAACTATAGAATCCTACTGAACACTCCTCAGAGAAGTAAGAAG GAGCTGTTAGTTGTGGATACCAGACGGAGAAGTGTGAGGTCTATTACAGCAG GCACAGCAGAAGGTAGCTGGACTCTTCTGGGGGTTGAGCAAGATCTGCTGGTGGTGAGCTGTTCATCTCCTAATTGCCCACCAAACCTG AAGGTAGGTGTGCTTCCCCCTGCAGGGAGTGAGCTGGAACTGCAGTGGATGAATGTGGAGGAAACCTCTGTACTGACAGACGTAAAATGGAAAATCCTTACCGTGCAGGTGCCTGTGACTCAGGAGAGCATCCCATACA CTGAACAGACGTTTGAAGCTCTGTTGCTGAGACCACAAGGAAGTAAACACAGAGGAAGGGCCTTTCCCCTTGTAGTTTCTCCACATG GTGGTCCACATGCAGTCTTCGATGCCTGTTGGCGTCCAACTATGGCGTGTTTCTGCAAGTTGGGTTTTGCTGTGCTTATGG TGAATTACAGGGGTTCCTTGGGCTTTGGTCAGGCCAGCATCGACTCACTGATCTCTCGTGTAGGGGTGCAAGATGTGGAGGACACACAG TTGGCAGTGGAGCTGGCACTGCAGATGGAGCCCCTGGATCCAAATAGAATTGCCTTGCTGGGAGGCTCCCATGGTGGCTTTATCTGTTGTCATCTGATTGGCCGATACCCAGAGATGTACAAAGCCTGCGCAGTGAGAAGCCCAGTCATAAACATGGCCACTCTGCTGGGGACCTCTGACATCCCTGACTG GCGTTATGCAGCTCTAGGTCTGCCATACTGCTTCGAACGAATTCCCACAGAGCAAGATCTGGCTGCTATGCTCCTCCACTCTCCCATCATTCATGCTGCTAAG
- the LOC136640595 gene encoding acylamino-acid-releasing enzyme-like isoform X4 — MAGALRPGSEEVGLGGERERPSLGRPGKQPASLFQLPGAADRLSAAYREVGQFPAVACASVGVALAACCGAECLPLYAEWHQSDLEHCQQLHFSRQYILHCDGKAVVSVTPFGMPAEIRNQLLMRVSPTRRHKAILAHHFEMDQKQEVLEVWSNSGRVRSVNLTMLDKHGRMYTDGQFGCLAWSHSETQIAYIAERRCPKVQLLFPRDRSTQEGEKQDEARKGKRSVSYENWGEALGDKSVPALCLLNIKTGEVSVPEGIPGYISPGQALWSPDDKSIVFVGWWHEPFRLGLSACSNRRSALFLLDLSRSSCELLSSDHQAVSCPRLSPDGTHLVYLEGPVFGPHSQCLKLKMLNWQTKLSSTVIDVIRTATTGFFGIYSGALPLLCWADDNYRILLNTPQRSKKELLVVDTRRRSVRSITAGTAEGSWTLLGVEQDLLVVSCSSPNCPPNLKVGVLPPAGSELELQWMNVEETSVLTDVKWKILTVQVPVTQESIPYTEQTFEALLLRPQGSKHRGRAFPLVVSPHGGPHAVFDACWRPTMACFCKLGFAVLMVNYRGSLGFGQASIDSLISRVGVQDVEDTQLAVELALQMEPLDPNRIALLGGSHGGFICCHLIGRYPEMYKACAVRSPVINMATLLGTSDIPDWRYAALGLPYCFERIPTEQDLAAMLLHSPIIHAAKVCAPLLLCVGAKDQRVSPCQAMEYYRVLRARGIPVRKGKRLERRKEFEQ, encoded by the exons ATGGCTGGGGCGCTGCGGCCGGGAAGCGAGGAGGTGGGCCTGGGGGGCGAGCGGGAGAGGCCCTCTCTGGGCCGCCCTGGAAAGCAACCCGCTTCTCTCTTCCAGCTGCCGGGCGCTGCGGACCGCCTCAGTGCCGCGTACCGGGAGGTGGGCCAGTTCCCCGCCGTCGCCTGCGCCAGCGTGGGAGTCGCACTGGCTGCCTGCTGCGGCGCCGAGTGCCTGCCCCTCTACGCGG AGTGGCACCAATCTGATCTGGAGCACTGTCAGCAACTACACTTCAGCCGTCAGTACATCCTGCACTGTGATGGCAAAGCAGTTGTCTCAGTCACTCCTTTTGGCATGCCAGCTGAGATCAGAAATCA ACTGCTGATGCGGGTGTCACCAACCAGGAGGCACAAGGCTATTCTTGCCCACCACTTTGAAATGGATCAGAAACAGGAGGTGCTAGAG GTCTGGAGCAACAGTGGGAGGGTGAGAAGTGTCAACCTCACCATGCTGGATAAACATGGCAGAATGTACACAGATG GGCAGTTTGGGTGTTTGGCATGGTCCCATTCAGAAACACAGATCGCATACATTGCAGAGCGAAGATGCCCCAAAGTGCAACTACTGTTCCCTCGAGACAGGTCCACCCAGGAAGGAGAAAAGCAAGATGAAGCAAGAAAG GGAAAGCGATCTGTGTCCTATGAGAACTGGGGAGAAGCACTGGGTGATAAGAGCGTCCCTGCCTTGTGCCTGCTAAATATCAAAACTGGTGAAGTTTCAGTGCCAGAAGGCATCCCAGGGTACATCTCCCCTGGACAG GCCCTGTGGTCCCCAGATGATAAGAGTATAGTATTTGTTGGCTGGTGGCATGAGCCCTTCAGACTTGGATTGAGTGCTTGCTCCAACAGAAG ATCAGCCCTGTTTCTCTTGGACCTCTCTAGAAGTAGCTGTG AACTGCTTTCCTCAGACCACCAAGCTGTCTCCTGTCCCCGGCTCAGTCCTGATGGGACCCACCTGGTATACCTGGAAGGCCCAGTATTTGGGCCTCATTCCCAGTGCCTCAAGCTGAAAATG CTCAACTGGCAAACAAAGCTCTCATCCACAGTGATAGATGTGATCAGGACTGCTACAACTG GTTTTTTTGGGATTTATTCAGGAGCACTGCCCCTGCTTTGTTGGGCTGATGACAACTATAGAATCCTACTGAACACTCCTCAGAGAAGTAAGAAG GAGCTGTTAGTTGTGGATACCAGACGGAGAAGTGTGAGGTCTATTACAGCAG GCACAGCAGAAGGTAGCTGGACTCTTCTGGGGGTTGAGCAAGATCTGCTGGTGGTGAGCTGTTCATCTCCTAATTGCCCACCAAACCTG AAGGTAGGTGTGCTTCCCCCTGCAGGGAGTGAGCTGGAACTGCAGTGGATGAATGTGGAGGAAACCTCTGTACTGACAGACGTAAAATGGAAAATCCTTACCGTGCAGGTGCCTGTGACTCAGGAGAGCATCCCATACA CTGAACAGACGTTTGAAGCTCTGTTGCTGAGACCACAAGGAAGTAAACACAGAGGAAGGGCCTTTCCCCTTGTAGTTTCTCCACATG GTGGTCCACATGCAGTCTTCGATGCCTGTTGGCGTCCAACTATGGCGTGTTTCTGCAAGTTGGGTTTTGCTGTGCTTATGG TGAATTACAGGGGTTCCTTGGGCTTTGGTCAGGCCAGCATCGACTCACTGATCTCTCGTGTAGGGGTGCAAGATGTGGAGGACACACAG TTGGCAGTGGAGCTGGCACTGCAGATGGAGCCCCTGGATCCAAATAGAATTGCCTTGCTGGGAGGCTCCCATGGTGGCTTTATCTGTTGTCATCTGATTGGCCGATACCCAGAGATGTACAAAGCCTGCGCAGTGAGAAGCCCAGTCATAAACATGGCCACTCTGCTGGGGACCTCTGACATCCCTGACTG GCGTTATGCAGCTCTAGGTCTGCCATACTGCTTCGAACGAATTCCCACAGAGCAAGATCTGGCTGCTATGCTCCTCCACTCTCCCATCATTCATGCTGCTAAG